Proteins encoded within one genomic window of Lysinibacillus sphaericus:
- the pssA gene encoding CDP-diacylglycerol--serine O-phosphatidyltransferase: protein MKSHAANFITISNMSFGGAAIMATLHEYYSYSVLFIFIAALLDRYDGKVARALGQVSELGKQLDSMSDIISFGVAPALLMYEVVLVDFGFAGMMMTVLYIVCGAMRLARFNISEANGYFTGLPITAAGTLLTLTYFASTTFHPAFYLFLLPILALLMISTFTLRKV, encoded by the coding sequence ATGAAATCGCACGCAGCAAACTTCATCACAATTAGTAATATGTCCTTTGGTGGCGCGGCCATAATGGCCACTTTACATGAATATTATAGCTATAGTGTCTTGTTTATCTTTATTGCTGCTCTTCTCGATCGCTATGACGGGAAAGTGGCACGCGCGCTCGGACAAGTATCTGAGTTAGGTAAACAATTAGATTCTATGAGTGATATTATATCATTTGGTGTAGCACCTGCATTATTAATGTATGAAGTTGTCCTAGTTGATTTTGGTTTCGCGGGCATGATGATGACCGTTCTTTATATCGTCTGCGGTGCGATGCGATTAGCTCGCTTCAATATTAGTGAAGCAAACGGTTATTTTACTGGGCTCCCGATAACAGCTGCTGGTACGCTATTAACATTAACGTATTTTGCGTCGACTACGTTCCATCCAGCCTTTTATCTTTTCCTACTACCGATTTTAGCTTTACTAATGATTAGTACATTCACGTTAAGAAAAGTGTAA
- a CDS encoding phosphatidylserine decarboxylase produces the protein MKEKLYQRLIELTNGKQSSQLLQTIAKAKWSKRIIPSYMKLYDINLEEVSKKPQQFSSLHDFFTRELLTDARPVDQNPTVFTSPVDAKVESFGRIEWDMTFLVKGKPYALQDLLGNNDRAAQYADGHFIVFYLSPADYHRIHSPIDGEVLRQYTLGQSSFPVNQLGLTYGKKPISHNYRLVTELKVANDQHVAFIKVGATFVNSIVLTNTTAQWQKGEEVGYFSFGSTVVMLFEKDTVTFTDNVVQGSPIRMGEAFANML, from the coding sequence ATGAAAGAAAAACTATACCAACGCTTAATAGAATTAACGAATGGCAAACAATCTTCCCAGCTTTTACAAACTATTGCTAAAGCGAAGTGGAGTAAGCGAATAATTCCAAGCTATATGAAATTATACGATATTAACCTTGAAGAAGTTTCAAAAAAACCACAACAATTTTCAAGTTTGCATGATTTTTTTACAAGAGAGCTTTTAACAGATGCACGACCAGTAGACCAAAATCCTACTGTTTTTACAAGTCCAGTGGATGCAAAAGTGGAATCCTTTGGCCGCATTGAATGGGATATGACTTTTCTTGTAAAGGGCAAACCTTATGCTTTACAGGACTTACTAGGGAATAATGATCGTGCTGCGCAATATGCAGATGGACATTTTATCGTATTTTATTTAAGTCCTGCTGATTATCATCGAATCCATAGCCCGATTGATGGCGAAGTGTTAAGACAATACACATTGGGACAATCATCTTTCCCGGTCAATCAGCTAGGTCTCACTTACGGCAAAAAGCCAATTTCTCATAACTATCGTCTTGTAACGGAGTTAAAAGTGGCAAATGACCAGCATGTGGCATTTATTAAAGTCGGTGCTACTTTTGTCAATTCCATTGTGTTAACAAATACAACAGCCCAGTGGCAAAAGGGAGAAGAAGTTGGCTATTTTTCATTTGGTTCGACAGTGGTCATGCTATTTGAGAAAGATACCGTTACATTTACGGACAATGTTGTACAAGGAAGTCCAATTCGCATGGGTGAAGCCTTTGCAAATATGCTATAA
- a CDS encoding YqeG family HAD IIIA-type phosphatase has protein sequence MLYNFLLPDEFVTSIFEITPEKLQELGIKGIITDLDNTLVEWDRADATEELIIWLRIMKESGIRVIIASNNKEARVKHFAEPLNIPYIHKARKPLRNAFYSAVIQLGLRPNEVVMVGDQLLTDVMGAKRLGLHTVLVKPVAQSDGLVTKFNRFVERRVFNDLKRKGIITWEEQE, from the coding sequence ATTTTGTATAATTTTTTATTACCAGATGAATTTGTGACAAGCATTTTTGAAATAACACCAGAAAAGCTTCAAGAACTAGGCATTAAAGGAATTATTACAGATTTAGATAATACGCTTGTGGAATGGGACCGTGCAGATGCAACGGAAGAGCTAATTATCTGGCTACGTATTATGAAGGAATCTGGCATTCGTGTCATTATCGCTTCAAATAATAAAGAAGCACGTGTAAAGCATTTTGCTGAGCCACTTAACATTCCATATATTCATAAGGCAAGAAAGCCACTTCGTAATGCTTTTTATAGTGCTGTTATTCAACTAGGCTTACGTCCTAATGAAGTAGTAATGGTAGGAGACCAGCTACTTACAGATGTGATGGGCGCCAAACGTTTAGGCTTGCATACTGTGTTAGTAAAACCAGTTGCACAATCAGATGGGCTCGTAACAAAATTTAATCGTTTCGTTGAGCGTCGTGTGTTCAATGATTTAAAACGTAAAGGAATAATTACTTGGGAGGAACAAGAATGA
- the yqeH gene encoding ribosome biogenesis GTPase YqeH translates to MNEMPNCIGCGTTIQTEDKTAVGYAPPSSLEKDVVICQRCFRLKNYNEIQPVSLTDDDFLRILNGLGTQQGLIVKIVDIFDFNGSWLPGLHRFVGKNPVLLVANKADLLPKSVKPKKVINWLKREAKALGLQPIDVLLVSAHKGQGMAEAMEAIDQYRNGQNVYVVGCTNVGKSTFINRVIKQATGEGEVITTSHFPGTTLDMIEIPLDDGSALYDTPGIINHHQMAHYIDASELKYIMPKKEIKPKVYQQNAGQTLFIGALARFDFIQGERSAFTIHVANDLPIHRTKLEKADTLYAEHKGELLAPPTADFIDKLPELVRHEFSIKEAKTDVVFSGLGWITVQHANVVIAAYAPKGVQVSIRPSLI, encoded by the coding sequence ATGAACGAAATGCCAAATTGTATTGGCTGTGGTACGACAATTCAAACAGAAGATAAAACAGCAGTAGGGTATGCACCCCCATCATCATTAGAAAAAGACGTAGTCATTTGTCAACGTTGCTTCCGTTTGAAAAATTACAATGAAATACAACCTGTGTCATTAACAGATGACGATTTTCTGCGTATTTTGAACGGCCTTGGAACACAGCAAGGCTTGATCGTGAAAATCGTTGATATTTTTGACTTCAATGGTAGCTGGTTGCCAGGGCTTCATCGCTTCGTTGGCAAAAATCCAGTGCTATTAGTAGCGAATAAAGCTGATTTACTGCCAAAATCAGTGAAGCCCAAAAAAGTAATTAACTGGCTCAAACGTGAAGCGAAGGCACTTGGTCTACAACCGATTGATGTGCTGTTAGTTAGTGCACATAAGGGCCAAGGAATGGCTGAAGCAATGGAGGCTATAGACCAGTATCGCAACGGCCAAAACGTGTACGTAGTAGGTTGTACTAATGTTGGGAAATCCACGTTTATTAACCGCGTTATTAAGCAGGCTACGGGTGAAGGAGAAGTCATTACTACCTCGCATTTCCCTGGCACTACATTGGACATGATTGAAATTCCACTCGATGATGGTAGTGCATTATATGACACACCTGGGATTATTAATCACCATCAGATGGCACATTATATTGATGCAAGCGAATTAAAGTATATTATGCCCAAAAAAGAAATTAAGCCGAAAGTGTATCAGCAAAATGCAGGACAAACATTATTTATTGGTGCACTTGCGCGATTTGACTTTATTCAAGGGGAACGTTCAGCATTTACAATTCACGTGGCAAATGATTTGCCAATCCACCGTACAAAGCTTGAAAAGGCAGATACGCTATATGCTGAGCATAAGGGGGAATTATTGGCACCTCCGACTGCAGATTTTATCGACAAGCTTCCAGAGTTAGTCCGTCATGAGTTTTCAATCAAAGAAGCAAAAACAGATGTGGTCTTTTCGGGACTTGGCTGGATTACGGTACAGCATGCGAATGTGGTCATTGCTGCTTATGCACCAAAAGGTGTACAAGTATCAATTCGTCCATCGCTCATTTAA
- the aroE gene encoding shikimate dehydrogenase has product MKKWFAVIGDPIEHSKSPAMHNVWFEEMAIDAAYIPVHVPSHQLEAAIAGFKTLGASGWNVTIPHKTAIIPYLDELDELAEKMGAVNTVVRTKEGKLKGYNTDGLGFVRSLEEAVGKSHKDKPVLLIGAGGAARGIAFAMQQQGYMNLTIANRTVANAQAIIDELGTGRAISLAQAEESLADFGILVQMTSAGLVTGDFSMPFSLNRLAKGAIVADIVYNPLMTPFLQAAVEKGATVVTGLGMFVHQGAIAFHYWLDEYPNTNSMIARLKAQLGGQ; this is encoded by the coding sequence ATGAAGAAGTGGTTTGCAGTAATTGGTGATCCGATTGAGCATTCAAAATCACCAGCCATGCATAATGTTTGGTTTGAAGAAATGGCAATCGATGCAGCCTATATTCCAGTGCACGTACCATCACATCAGTTAGAGGCAGCGATTGCTGGTTTTAAAACATTAGGTGCTAGTGGTTGGAATGTGACCATACCGCATAAGACAGCAATCATTCCTTATTTAGACGAGCTAGATGAGTTAGCAGAAAAAATGGGTGCGGTGAACACCGTTGTACGAACAAAAGAGGGGAAGTTAAAAGGATACAATACAGATGGGCTTGGTTTTGTACGCTCATTAGAAGAAGCTGTCGGCAAGTCACATAAAGATAAGCCTGTGCTTCTAATTGGAGCAGGCGGGGCAGCTCGTGGCATCGCATTTGCCATGCAACAACAAGGATATATGAATTTAACAATCGCCAATCGTACAGTTGCTAATGCACAAGCAATTATCGATGAACTCGGAACAGGGCGTGCAATTTCTTTAGCGCAAGCGGAGGAATCATTGGCTGATTTTGGCATTTTGGTGCAAATGACGTCAGCTGGGCTTGTAACGGGTGACTTTTCGATGCCATTTTCATTGAATCGACTAGCGAAAGGCGCAATTGTTGCAGATATTGTGTATAATCCATTAATGACGCCTTTTTTACAAGCGGCTGTGGAAAAAGGAGCGACCGTTGTAACTGGTCTTGGAATGTTCGTACATCAAGGTGCGATTGCGTTCCATTACTGGCTCGATGAATATCCAAATACAAATTCAATGATTGCGCGATTAAAGGCGCAATTAGGAGGACAATAA
- the yhbY gene encoding ribosome assembly RNA-binding protein YhbY, with the protein MLTGKQKRFLRAEAHHLTPIFQVGKGGVNDEMTKQIREALEVRELIKVRILDNCEDDKNEVAEALAKGAHAELVQLIGLTVVLYKESRNNKKIVLPKAAK; encoded by the coding sequence ATGTTAACAGGTAAACAAAAGCGTTTTTTACGTGCAGAAGCACATCATTTAACACCGATTTTCCAGGTAGGAAAAGGCGGCGTGAATGACGAAATGACAAAGCAAATTCGTGAAGCATTAGAAGTACGTGAATTAATTAAAGTGCGTATTTTAGATAACTGTGAAGATGACAAAAACGAAGTGGCAGAGGCTCTTGCAAAAGGTGCACATGCTGAACTTGTTCAATTAATCGGCTTGACAGTTGTTTTATATAAAGAATCACGTAACAACAAGAAAATTGTGTTACCAAAAGCAGCGAAATAA
- a CDS encoding nicotinate-nucleotide adenylyltransferase, whose product MKKVGLLGGTFNPPHIGHLIMANEVFHALELDEVRFLPNALPPHKQAPHDASDDKRLEMVKRAIQPYPHFRVESYEVDKGGVSYSYNTLAALCEKEPTVKFYFIIGGDMIDSLHTWYCIDELVELVQFVGVKRPKTEALTEYPVLMVEVPQIDLSSTLIRERLATGRTVTFLLPEAVETFIREEGLYGTRTVFSSD is encoded by the coding sequence ATGAAGAAGGTCGGTTTACTTGGAGGTACGTTTAATCCACCGCATATTGGACATCTAATCATGGCAAACGAAGTTTTTCATGCATTGGAGTTAGATGAGGTACGTTTTTTGCCAAATGCTCTACCACCCCATAAACAAGCTCCGCATGATGCGAGTGATGACAAACGCCTAGAAATGGTGAAGCGCGCCATTCAACCTTATCCGCATTTTCGTGTTGAGTCGTATGAGGTTGATAAGGGCGGTGTATCCTATTCCTATAACACACTTGCTGCATTATGTGAAAAGGAGCCTACTGTGAAGTTTTACTTTATCATTGGTGGCGATATGATTGATTCACTCCATACGTGGTATTGTATTGATGAGCTAGTGGAACTTGTTCAATTTGTCGGCGTAAAGCGTCCGAAGACAGAGGCGCTTACGGAGTATCCTGTATTAATGGTGGAAGTACCGCAAATCGATTTATCGTCGACACTGATTCGTGAGCGCCTTGCTACTGGTAGAACGGTAACCTTTTTACTGCCAGAAGCGGTAGAGACGTTTATACGAGAGGAAGGTCTTTATGGAACGCGAACAGTATTTAGCAGCGATTAA
- the yqeK gene encoding bis(5'-nucleosyl)-tetraphosphatase (symmetrical) YqeK, whose translation MEREQYLAAIKPRMPEKRYIHTLGVMETAIQLAKIYGENESKAETAAILHDIAKYADIEWMEEIVKTQQLDQQLIGWGSELLHGPVGAYIAESEFGITDEEILNAIRFHTTGRVAMSNLEKIIFVADMIEPNRKFDGVERLRKKAQKNLDKAMSACIRHTLAFLIDSKQAIYPLSIACYNDMMKREDSEG comes from the coding sequence ATGGAACGCGAACAGTATTTAGCAGCGATTAAACCTCGCATGCCTGAGAAACGCTATATCCATACACTTGGTGTAATGGAAACAGCCATACAGTTAGCAAAAATCTATGGTGAAAACGAGAGCAAAGCAGAAACAGCTGCTATTCTTCATGATATTGCAAAGTATGCCGATATCGAATGGATGGAGGAAATCGTTAAAACACAACAGTTAGATCAACAACTGATTGGCTGGGGCAGTGAACTACTACATGGGCCAGTTGGTGCGTATATTGCTGAAAGTGAATTCGGCATAACGGATGAAGAGATATTAAATGCAATCCGTTTCCATACGACAGGACGTGTAGCGATGAGTAATTTAGAAAAAATAATTTTTGTTGCAGATATGATTGAACCGAATCGAAAATTTGATGGTGTAGAACGTCTGCGAAAAAAAGCGCAAAAGAATTTGGATAAGGCTATGAGTGCCTGCATACGTCATACATTGGCGTTTTTAATTGATAGTAAACAGGCTATCTATCCATTATCTATAGCATGTTATAACGATATGATGAAAAGAGAGGACAGTGAAGGATGA
- the rsfS gene encoding ribosome silencing factor translates to MTSTLLQAAYKAIDDKHGEDIVVLNMQGISLLADYFIIAHGNSDRQVQAIARELQEVAVKEGHEIRRVEGFDGARWILVDLGDVVAHIFHKDERAYYNLERLWGDAPQLDVSEA, encoded by the coding sequence ATGACTTCAACTTTATTACAAGCAGCTTACAAAGCAATCGACGACAAACATGGCGAGGATATTGTCGTTTTAAATATGCAAGGTATTTCACTTTTAGCAGATTATTTCATCATTGCACACGGGAATTCAGATCGCCAAGTACAAGCGATTGCGCGTGAATTACAAGAGGTAGCAGTGAAAGAGGGACACGAAATTCGTCGTGTTGAAGGCTTCGATGGCGCACGCTGGATTTTAGTAGACCTTGGTGATGTTGTAGCACATATATTCCACAAGGATGAGCGTGCTTACTATAACTTAGAGCGTCTATGGGGCGATGCACCACAATTAGACGTATCAGAGGCGTAA
- a CDS encoding class I SAM-dependent DNA methyltransferase has protein sequence MSSYERFAHVYDELQTDIPYDRYVKWVEQHAPSNQFPKLLDIGCGTGVLGLMLAKAGYQVSGIDLSEDMLAIAAERFAEAGLQVPLFCMSMHELDGFEALDVVTIAIDSLNYVVEQADVYSTLERIFHTLRPGGQLFFDVHSLFKMDEIFLDGPFTYDDGDISYVWHTEPGDYEHSIVHQMTFYVRDAGSDLYERFDEEHFQRTFAVEHYMTWLREIGFTDIEVTADFTEEAPEYESERIFIRAVK, from the coding sequence GTGAGTAGCTACGAACGTTTTGCCCATGTATACGATGAGCTCCAAACGGATATTCCGTATGATCGTTACGTGAAGTGGGTAGAGCAACATGCGCCGAGCAATCAATTCCCGAAGCTTTTAGATATTGGCTGTGGCACTGGTGTGCTTGGCCTGATGCTAGCAAAGGCTGGTTATCAGGTAAGTGGTATTGATTTGTCAGAAGATATGCTTGCTATAGCCGCAGAGCGTTTTGCAGAGGCGGGTTTACAAGTGCCGCTGTTCTGTATGTCGATGCATGAATTAGACGGCTTTGAGGCACTGGATGTTGTCACGATTGCCATTGATTCACTTAACTATGTGGTGGAACAAGCAGACGTTTATTCGACGCTAGAGCGTATTTTTCATACGTTACGACCAGGTGGTCAACTGTTCTTTGATGTCCATTCATTATTTAAAATGGATGAAATCTTTTTAGATGGACCATTTACGTATGATGATGGAGATATTAGTTACGTATGGCATACAGAGCCTGGGGACTATGAACATTCGATTGTCCATCAAATGACGTTTTATGTTCGAGATGCTGGAAGTGATTTGTATGAACGTTTTGATGAGGAGCATTTCCAACGTACATTTGCTGTTGAACACTATATGACATGGCTTCGTGAGATTGGCTTTACAGATATAGAAGTAACAGCAGATTTTACAGAGGAAGCACCAGAATACGAAAGTGAACGCATTTTTATACGTGCGGTGAAATGA
- a CDS encoding helix-hairpin-helix domain-containing protein produces MIQSLWQKYKKSVLLPSILVISGLCYFFFSKFDSSPPQEELIETIQPTDQLAIIEEPVEEAVVQQVLIDIKGAVLHPGVYALKPDQRMIDAVQLAGGYSEDADTRFINHAQKVQDEMVIYIPVKGEKLDDVMSSFNIATANESNLTTNNKINVNKADHKELATLVGIGPSKAQNIIAYREEHGRFQTIEDVKKVAGIGEKTFEKFKDAITVN; encoded by the coding sequence ATGATCCAATCTTTATGGCAAAAGTATAAGAAAAGTGTGTTGCTCCCCAGCATACTAGTAATCAGTGGACTTTGTTACTTCTTTTTCTCGAAATTTGACTCTTCACCTCCCCAAGAAGAGCTCATCGAAACAATCCAACCGACAGATCAGCTAGCAATAATAGAAGAACCTGTTGAAGAAGCGGTCGTACAGCAGGTGCTCATTGATATAAAGGGTGCTGTATTGCATCCAGGTGTCTATGCACTTAAGCCAGATCAACGTATGATAGATGCAGTACAGCTTGCAGGCGGTTATAGTGAGGACGCTGATACACGGTTCATTAATCATGCGCAAAAGGTGCAGGATGAAATGGTTATTTATATTCCTGTAAAAGGAGAAAAACTTGATGACGTAATGTCCAGTTTCAACATTGCTACAGCAAATGAAAGCAACCTGACAACGAATAATAAAATCAATGTCAATAAGGCAGATCATAAAGAGCTGGCAACATTAGTTGGGATAGGTCCTTCTAAGGCACAAAATATTATTGCCTACCGTGAGGAACATGGACGTTTCCAAACAATAGAAGATGTAAAAAAGGTGGCAGGTATCGGTGAAAAAACATTTGAAAAGTTTAAGGATGCCATTACCGTTAACTAA
- a CDS encoding ComE operon protein 2, with translation MERITWDQFFMAQSHLLALRSTCTRLAVGATVVRDKRIIAGGYNGSITGDEHCIEEGCYVVDNHCVRTVHAEMNALLQCAKYGTPTKGADLYVTHFPCLPCTKSIIQAGIERVYYATDYKNNPYAQELFKKAGVEVLHVPFDERKIDFLRNEKLALYIDMLHALRESGMPAEKLLPYEQKVSALFGKIQ, from the coding sequence ATGGAGCGTATTACTTGGGATCAATTTTTCATGGCACAAAGCCATTTACTCGCGTTACGTAGTACTTGTACAAGACTAGCAGTAGGCGCAACAGTTGTACGTGATAAACGCATTATAGCAGGAGGCTATAACGGCTCAATTACAGGTGATGAACATTGTATTGAAGAGGGTTGCTATGTTGTTGATAACCATTGTGTTCGTACGGTGCATGCAGAGATGAATGCTCTTCTACAATGCGCCAAGTACGGTACACCGACCAAAGGAGCAGATTTGTATGTGACACATTTCCCTTGTTTACCATGTACGAAGTCCATTATTCAAGCAGGGATTGAACGTGTCTATTATGCAACAGATTATAAAAATAATCCATATGCTCAAGAGTTATTTAAAAAAGCAGGTGTAGAAGTATTACATGTACCCTTTGATGAGCGCAAAATTGATTTTTTAAGAAATGAAAAATTAGCCTTGTACATAGATATGCTACATGCATTACGTGAAAGCGGCATGCCAGCAGAAAAATTGCTCCCTTATGAACAGAAGGTGAGTGCATTATTTGGCAAAATACAATAA
- a CDS encoding DNA internalization-related competence protein ComEC/Rec2 encodes MMIPALVIGVGLLSFFFFSTIRLTEPSPLPSTFQLTWTSDYKINGQRLSGFAKTETGEKLYVMYTLSSEQEKHFYETTSITGFTYVVQGELVAPNPPAHAYALSFDKYLVSKGARGIFEVKGWSLISKEKSLGIVLAKYRFHLKKHIETTFPAALVAEAQALLIGLRDHVDEEHQRAYQKLGITHLFAISGLHVALVSWLFYEGLLRVGIRKEIATIVLLVVLPMYGVLAGGAPSVVRAVSVVELVMLMRFARWQLPVDDALAISFIGFVLLEPGVIFQLGFQLSYLATMSLLYSNAILQGRHWLFKSLLVTFVCQLLVYPLLLYHFYELSISSFIANIVFVPLFSVVILPTNLTLLIVSFISMPLAKLFFKFYEPLRAWLSEAIIYLQALPMQLWTPGKPALWLVCLAFVSVLSSLYFLEARRYGKVAILFLIPVLCIEFAPKLYSETRLTFLNVGQGDCTVIELPFRRAVYVVDAGGVLRFKEEDWKAPKRPYEVGRQVIVPFLKGKGIRQVDIMIMTHPDADHVEGAEEVLEEIRVREIHVTPSSLDTPVMQDLLAEAAKQKVPVKEKMKGTSWRVGSTNFHYLSPDDTHYEGNNDSLVLFIQQESFRALLTGDLEEAGEHQLIKQYGPQLANITLLKAGHHGSKTSSIEPFVELLQPKLTIFSAGRNNRYNHPHEIVVERFRRRELATMITGTDGTIEVVAHKDRWHVRTEKDLVQN; translated from the coding sequence ATGATGATACCAGCACTTGTGATAGGTGTTGGACTGCTTTCTTTCTTCTTTTTTTCCACCATTCGATTGACGGAACCTTCCCCCTTACCGTCAACTTTTCAATTAACATGGACGAGCGACTATAAAATTAATGGGCAACGGCTTAGTGGTTTTGCAAAAACAGAGACAGGTGAAAAACTTTATGTGATGTATACATTGTCCTCAGAGCAAGAAAAACATTTTTATGAAACGACATCGATTACAGGTTTTACCTATGTCGTTCAGGGCGAACTGGTAGCACCGAATCCACCAGCACATGCTTACGCTTTGTCCTTTGATAAATATTTAGTGAGCAAAGGCGCAAGGGGCATTTTTGAAGTCAAGGGTTGGTCGTTGATATCAAAAGAAAAATCATTAGGCATAGTGCTTGCAAAGTACAGATTCCACCTAAAAAAGCATATTGAAACTACTTTTCCTGCCGCCCTTGTAGCAGAGGCACAGGCGTTGCTTATTGGTTTACGGGATCATGTAGACGAAGAGCATCAGCGAGCATATCAGAAGCTAGGCATTACGCATCTATTTGCTATCTCTGGCTTACATGTCGCACTCGTTTCATGGTTGTTTTATGAAGGATTACTACGAGTGGGTATACGAAAAGAAATAGCGACAATTGTCCTGCTCGTTGTGTTACCTATGTATGGTGTGTTAGCCGGTGGAGCACCTTCTGTAGTTCGAGCTGTTTCGGTTGTAGAACTGGTGATGTTAATGCGCTTTGCGAGGTGGCAGTTACCAGTTGATGACGCACTAGCCATTAGTTTTATTGGCTTTGTTTTATTGGAGCCTGGGGTAATATTTCAACTGGGCTTTCAGTTATCTTATCTTGCAACAATGAGCCTTTTATACTCGAATGCAATCTTGCAGGGCAGGCACTGGTTGTTCAAATCTTTGTTAGTCACGTTTGTATGCCAACTACTTGTGTATCCGCTATTACTTTATCACTTTTATGAACTATCAATCTCATCGTTTATTGCAAACATTGTTTTTGTGCCATTATTTTCGGTTGTTATTTTACCGACAAATCTGACGTTGCTCATTGTCTCATTCATCTCGATGCCTTTAGCTAAGCTATTTTTCAAATTTTATGAGCCTTTGCGTGCTTGGCTGTCGGAAGCCATCATATATTTACAAGCTTTGCCGATGCAACTATGGACGCCTGGAAAACCTGCATTATGGCTTGTGTGTCTAGCGTTTGTTAGCGTGCTTAGTAGCTTGTATTTTTTAGAAGCGAGACGCTATGGTAAAGTTGCCATATTGTTTTTAATACCTGTTCTTTGTATTGAATTTGCACCTAAATTATATAGCGAAACGAGGCTGACATTTTTAAATGTAGGGCAGGGTGATTGTACAGTCATCGAATTACCGTTTAGAAGGGCCGTATACGTGGTAGATGCTGGAGGTGTACTTCGATTCAAGGAAGAGGATTGGAAGGCTCCTAAGCGCCCCTATGAGGTTGGTAGGCAGGTTATTGTCCCGTTTTTAAAAGGAAAAGGTATTCGACAGGTGGATATAATGATTATGACACACCCAGATGCTGACCATGTAGAGGGGGCAGAAGAAGTGCTAGAGGAGATTAGGGTGCGTGAAATTCATGTAACACCTAGCTCTCTCGATACACCAGTAATGCAAGACTTATTAGCGGAAGCGGCGAAACAAAAAGTTCCTGTAAAAGAAAAAATGAAAGGTACTTCATGGCGTGTGGGGTCGACAAATTTTCACTATTTATCACCGGATGATACACATTATGAGGGCAATAATGATTCCCTTGTGTTATTTATACAACAGGAATCGTTTCGTGCATTGTTAACAGGCGATTTGGAGGAAGCTGGTGAACATCAGTTAATAAAGCAATATGGTCCACAATTGGCAAACATAACGCTTTTAAAGGCTGGGCATCATGGTAGTAAAACTTCAAGCATTGAGCCATTTGTAGAGCTTCTACAGCCTAAATTAACCATTTTTAGTGCAGGACGTAATAATCGCTACAATCATCCGCATGAAATAGTAGTCGAACGTTTTCGAAGGCGTGAATTAGCAACGATGATAACGGGTACAGATGGGACGATTGAAGTGGTAGCACATAAAGATAGATGGCATGTGCGTACTGAAAAAGACCTTGTCCAAAACTGA